Proteins encoded by one window of Massilia sp. NR 4-1:
- a CDS encoding MetQ/NlpA family ABC transporter substrate-binding protein: protein MSRLFSTRRNLILGALALAFAAGNAAAKDPKELVIGTSAGKYADQLKIGIKPILEKQGYKVKIVEFNDYVQPNFALAEGSLDANVFQHIVYLNKFATEHKLALSPLITIPTAAIAIYSRKHKSLNEVKEGSTVAMPNDPTNQARALVLLDQLGWIKLRAGVDPLRASERDVATNIKKVKLIALEAAQLPRSLQDTDYSFINGNYAEASGISLAEALITEKISPSYINLVAVRTADKDKQFAKDIAAAYRSREFLDITNKYFKNYSKTDYQQAMEAAAVKK from the coding sequence ATGTCCCGACTTTTCAGCACCCGCCGCAACCTCATTCTCGGCGCCCTTGCGCTGGCCTTCGCCGCCGGCAACGCCGCCGCCAAAGATCCGAAGGAGCTGGTGATCGGCACCAGCGCCGGCAAGTACGCCGACCAGCTCAAGATCGGCATCAAGCCGATCCTGGAAAAACAGGGTTACAAGGTCAAGATCGTGGAGTTCAACGACTATGTGCAGCCGAATTTCGCCCTGGCCGAAGGCTCGCTGGACGCCAATGTGTTCCAGCACATCGTCTACCTGAACAAGTTCGCCACCGAACACAAGCTGGCCCTGTCGCCGCTGATCACCATCCCGACCGCCGCCATCGCGATCTACAGCCGCAAGCACAAATCGCTGAACGAGGTGAAGGAAGGTTCGACCGTCGCCATGCCGAATGACCCGACCAACCAGGCGCGCGCCCTGGTGCTGCTGGACCAGCTGGGCTGGATCAAGCTGCGCGCCGGCGTCGATCCGCTGCGCGCTTCCGAACGCGATGTCGCCACGAATATCAAGAAGGTCAAGCTGATCGCGCTGGAAGCTGCCCAGCTGCCACGCTCGCTGCAGGACACCGACTACTCCTTCATCAACGGCAATTACGCCGAAGCCTCGGGCATCAGCCTGGCCGAAGCGCTGATCACCGAGAAGATTTCGCCGAGCTACATTAACCTGGTCGCCGTGCGCACGGCCGACAAGGACAAGCAGTTCGCCAAGGACATCGCCGCCGCCTACCGTTCGCGCGAATTCCTCGACATCACCAACAAATACTTCAAAAACTACTCCAAGACCGACTATCAGCAGGCCATGGAAGCTGCGGCAGTGAAGAAATAA
- a CDS encoding methionine ABC transporter permease, producing MFEKLLPLLPELWTALGETMTMLGIGLSAAVLIGGPLGILLFLVSEGQSLQNRPAATILGWLVNTVRSFPFIILLVALTPLTRILAGTSIGPLAAAVPLSFAAIPYFARLVEQNLREVPRGVIEAAHAMGASELQIVFHVLLVEARSGLVLALTVLSISFLSYSAVAGVVGGGGIGDLAIRYGYYRFETDVMVITVAILIAIVQVIQFGGNRLAKHLDKR from the coding sequence ATGTTTGAAAAACTGCTCCCCCTGCTGCCTGAACTCTGGACCGCCCTGGGCGAGACCATGACCATGCTGGGCATCGGCCTGTCCGCCGCCGTGCTGATCGGCGGGCCACTCGGCATCCTGCTGTTCCTGGTATCCGAAGGCCAGTCGCTGCAAAACCGTCCCGCCGCCACGATTCTGGGCTGGCTGGTGAACACGGTGCGCTCCTTCCCCTTCATCATCCTGCTGGTGGCCCTGACGCCGCTGACGCGCATCCTGGCCGGCACCTCGATCGGCCCGCTGGCCGCCGCCGTGCCGCTGTCCTTCGCCGCCATCCCCTACTTTGCCCGCCTGGTGGAACAGAACCTGCGCGAAGTGCCGCGCGGCGTGATCGAAGCGGCGCACGCCATGGGCGCCAGCGAGCTTCAAATTGTCTTCCATGTACTGCTGGTGGAGGCCCGCTCCGGCCTGGTGCTGGCGCTCACGGTGCTGTCGATCAGCTTCCTCTCCTACTCCGCCGTGGCCGGCGTGGTGGGCGGCGGCGGCATCGGCGACCTCGCCATCCGCTACGGCTATTACCGCTTCGAGACCGACGTGATGGTCATTACCGTCGCCATCCTGATCGCCATCGTTCAAGTCATCCAATTCGGCGGCAACCGCCTCGCCAAACATCTCGACAAACGTTAA
- a CDS encoding methionine ABC transporter ATP-binding protein, with amino-acid sequence MTIPSKLRPQGATPRGKALIRIDAASKSFALPKGGRFDAVRNVTLEVNEGDIFGLIGKSGAGKSTLLRLFNLLERPDSGSVTIDGQELTALGKKALRDARQNIGMIFQQFNLLQNASVFDNVAFPLRIHGGHDKAQIEERVRACLDLVELGDKADTYPAQLSGGQKQRVAIARALASKPAVLLCDEPTSALDAETTRALLQTLKDVNQRLGVTIVIVSHELDVLGEICNRVAVIEDGAVAEEFELHDGDDTPRKTALGRELLQYARAAGAPSTSAAKEAAHV; translated from the coding sequence ATGACTATTCCCAGCAAGCTCCGGCCACAAGGAGCCACCCCGCGCGGCAAGGCGCTGATCCGTATCGACGCCGCCAGCAAGTCTTTCGCCCTGCCCAAGGGCGGCCGTTTCGACGCCGTGCGCAACGTCACGCTGGAAGTCAATGAAGGCGATATCTTTGGCCTGATCGGCAAGAGCGGCGCGGGCAAATCGACCCTGCTGCGCCTTTTCAACCTGCTGGAGCGTCCCGACAGCGGCAGCGTCACCATCGACGGCCAGGAGCTGACGGCCCTCGGCAAAAAAGCCCTGCGCGACGCGCGCCAGAACATCGGCATGATCTTCCAGCAATTCAATCTGCTGCAGAACGCTAGCGTTTTCGACAACGTTGCCTTCCCGCTGCGCATTCACGGCGGCCATGACAAGGCGCAGATCGAAGAGCGCGTGCGCGCCTGTCTCGACCTGGTGGAGTTGGGCGACAAGGCCGACACCTATCCGGCCCAGCTTTCCGGCGGCCAGAAACAGCGCGTGGCGATTGCCCGCGCCCTGGCCAGCAAGCCGGCCGTGCTGCTGTGCGACGAACCGACTTCCGCGCTGGATGCGGAAACCACGCGCGCCCTGCTGCAAACACTGAAGGATGTCAACCAGCGCCTGGGCGTGACCATCGTCATCGTCAGCCACGAGCTGGACGTGCTGGGCGAAATCTGCAACCGCGTGGCGGTGATCGAGGATGGCGCCGTGGCCGAAGAATTTGAACTGCATGATGGCGACGATACGCCGCGCAAGACGGCGCTGGGTCGCGAGCTGCTGCAGTATGCCCGCGCCGCCGGCGCCCCTTCCACCTCCGCCGCCAAGGAGGCCGCCCATGTTTGA
- the ssuE gene encoding NADPH-dependent FMN reductase: protein MSILLLAGSPAIPSNSSRLLLHIGDMLAARGHRHSRLHIRDLPPRALLHGDSEEATIRRALAAVAAADALVIATPVYKAAYSGALKAFLDLLPQNGLANKYILPIATAGSQSHLLALDYALRPVLQALEAKNVLTSVFCTTHQLQWNDDSGLNLAPTIAARVQSGVEELSGLLRQTRSGGASVHAVGPHALPARSLRDHPYNAGSQAA from the coding sequence ATGAGCATACTCCTGCTGGCCGGCAGTCCGGCCATTCCATCGAATTCCAGCCGCCTGCTGCTGCACATTGGCGACATGCTGGCGGCGCGCGGCCATCGCCACTCGCGGCTGCATATCCGCGATCTGCCGCCGCGTGCCCTGCTGCACGGCGACAGCGAAGAGGCGACCATCCGCCGCGCGCTGGCGGCGGTAGCGGCGGCCGATGCGCTGGTGATCGCCACGCCCGTGTACAAGGCCGCCTACAGCGGTGCGTTGAAAGCCTTCCTCGATTTGCTGCCGCAGAATGGTCTTGCCAATAAATACATCCTGCCCATCGCCACGGCAGGCAGCCAGTCGCACCTGCTGGCACTGGACTATGCGCTGCGGCCGGTGCTGCAGGCGCTGGAAGCGAAGAACGTGCTGACCAGCGTGTTCTGCACCACGCATCAATTGCAATGGAACGACGATAGCGGGCTGAATCTGGCGCCGACCATCGCGGCGCGGGTGCAGTCGGGCGTTGAGGAGTTGTCCGGCCTGCTGCGCCAGACGCGCTCCGGTGGCGCCAGCGTGCATGCGGTCGGTCCGCATGCCTTGCCGGCGCGCTCGTTGCGCGACCACCCCTATAACGCGGGCAGCCAGGCGGCATAA
- a CDS encoding sulfonate ABC transporter substrate-binding protein: MKVHNKRVLRRRTLGLLLAGIVAGSMPAGVRAQGRPVLRIGLQKYGTLTLLKGRGTLERRLAARGIDVKWTEFPAGPVLLEGLNVGSIDFGTVGEAPPIFAQAAGADLVYVGNEPPSPTSEAIVVPKNSTLRGVADLKGKKVALNKGSNVHYLLLKALEKAGLAYRDIEPVFLPPADARAAFERGSVDAWAIWDPFLAAAEKQLGARVLADGRGIVSNHQFYLASRSYAQKNPEIVGIVIDELAAVDEWGKRNQKEVAAILAQQTGLDTSVVELAAARYAYGVKPVSHEVIREQQKVADAFAALKLIPKPIAVKEALLAQQL; the protein is encoded by the coding sequence ATGAAGGTACATAACAAGAGAGTGTTGCGCCGCCGTACGCTGGGCCTGCTGCTGGCCGGAATCGTGGCCGGCAGCATGCCCGCCGGTGTGCGAGCGCAGGGTAGGCCGGTGCTGCGTATCGGCTTGCAGAAATACGGCACGCTGACCTTGCTGAAAGGGCGCGGCACGCTGGAGCGCCGTCTTGCCGCGCGCGGCATCGATGTCAAGTGGACCGAGTTCCCGGCCGGGCCGGTGCTGCTGGAAGGCCTGAATGTGGGCAGCATCGACTTCGGCACGGTGGGCGAAGCGCCGCCCATCTTCGCCCAGGCGGCGGGCGCGGACCTGGTCTACGTCGGCAATGAGCCGCCGTCGCCCACCAGCGAAGCCATCGTGGTGCCGAAGAACTCCACCTTGCGCGGCGTGGCCGATTTGAAGGGCAAGAAGGTGGCGCTGAACAAGGGATCGAATGTGCATTACCTGCTGCTCAAGGCGCTGGAGAAGGCAGGCCTGGCTTACCGCGATATCGAGCCCGTATTCCTGCCGCCGGCCGATGCGCGCGCCGCCTTTGAGCGCGGCAGCGTCGACGCCTGGGCCATTTGGGATCCCTTCCTGGCGGCGGCCGAGAAGCAGCTGGGCGCGCGCGTGCTGGCCGATGGCCGGGGCATCGTCTCCAACCACCAGTTCTACCTGGCTTCGCGCAGCTATGCGCAGAAGAATCCCGAGATCGTCGGCATCGTCATCGACGAGCTGGCGGCGGTGGACGAGTGGGGCAAGCGCAATCAGAAGGAGGTGGCGGCGATCCTGGCGCAGCAGACCGGTCTCGATACCTCGGTGGTGGAGCTGGCGGCGGCGCGTTATGCCTACGGCGTCAAGCCGGTTTCGCATGAGGTGATCCGCGAGCAGCAGAAAGTGGCCGACGCCTTCGCCGCGCTGAAGCTGATACCGAAACCGATCGCAGTCAAGGAAGCGCTGCTGGCGCAGCAGCTTTGA
- the ssuD gene encoding FMNH2-dependent alkanesulfonate monooxygenase — MNVFWFIPTHGDSRYLGTSKGARAVDADYLKQVAVAADSLGYDGVLLPTGRSCEDPWIVASSLINVTKKLKFLVAVRPGLSTPGLAVRMASTFDRLSNGRLLINVVTGGDPQELEADGLFADHAERYEISDEFIRIWRGALAGEGGEEGFHFDGKHLQVKGAKTLYPPVQKPYPPLYFGGSSEAAHALAAEQVDVYLTWGEPPAAVAEKIADIRARAARHGRSVRFGIRLHVIVRETNEEAWRAADELISHLDDEVIAKAQSVFARMDSEGQRRMVALHGGRRDKLEVSPNLWAGVGLVRGGAGTALVGEPETVAERIREYAALGIETFIFSGYPHLEESYRVAELLFPLLGKGRHAGEQSLSGPFGEVMATELLPRKAA; from the coding sequence TTGAACGTGTTCTGGTTCATCCCCACGCATGGCGACAGCCGCTACCTGGGCACCAGCAAGGGCGCGCGCGCGGTCGATGCCGATTATTTGAAACAGGTGGCGGTGGCCGCCGATTCGCTGGGCTATGACGGCGTGCTGCTGCCGACCGGCCGTTCCTGTGAAGACCCGTGGATCGTCGCGTCCTCGCTGATCAATGTGACCAAGAAGCTGAAGTTCCTGGTGGCGGTGCGGCCGGGCCTGTCCACGCCGGGGCTGGCGGTGCGCATGGCCTCGACCTTCGACCGGCTGTCGAACGGACGCTTGCTGATCAATGTGGTGACGGGCGGCGATCCGCAGGAGCTGGAAGCCGACGGCCTGTTCGCCGACCACGCGGAGCGCTATGAGATCTCCGATGAATTTATCCGCATCTGGCGCGGCGCGCTGGCGGGCGAGGGCGGGGAAGAAGGCTTCCATTTCGATGGCAAGCATCTGCAGGTGAAAGGCGCCAAAACGCTGTACCCGCCGGTGCAGAAGCCGTATCCGCCGCTGTACTTCGGCGGCTCGTCGGAAGCGGCGCACGCGCTGGCGGCCGAGCAGGTGGACGTCTACCTGACCTGGGGCGAGCCGCCGGCCGCCGTGGCCGAGAAGATCGCCGACATCCGCGCCCGCGCCGCGCGCCATGGCCGCAGCGTGCGCTTCGGCATCCGCCTGCATGTGATCGTGCGCGAAACCAATGAAGAAGCCTGGCGCGCCGCCGATGAGCTGATCAGCCATCTGGACGACGAGGTGATCGCCAAGGCGCAGTCGGTGTTTGCGCGCATGGACTCGGAAGGCCAGCGCCGCATGGTGGCCCTGCACGGCGGACGGCGCGACAAGCTGGAGGTCTCGCCCAATCTGTGGGCCGGCGTGGGCCTGGTGCGCGGCGGCGCCGGTACGGCGCTGGTCGGCGAGCCGGAGACGGTGGCCGAGCGCATCCGCGAATATGCGGCGCTGGGCATCGAGACCTTTATCTTCTCCGGCTATCCGCACCTGGAAGAATCCTATCGCGTTGCCGAGCTGCTGTTCCCGCTGCTGGGCAAGGGACGGCATGCGGGCGAGCAGTCGCTGAGCGGGCCTTTCGGCGAGGTGATGGCGACCGAGCTGCTGCCGAGGAAGGCCGCGTAA
- the ssuC gene encoding aliphatic sulfonate ABC transporter permease SsuC, which yields MGARIANGAGAAAAPHQERQDSQHAGRRSIQQSRLSSGWRAALAPWLLPAALLIAWELASRIGWLSSRVLPEPWAVAQAFYTLAASGELWQHLGKSLWRAAAGFAIGAGSGLALGLLTGSFRSAATLLDTTLQMIRNIPALALIPLVILWFGIDESAKLFLLAVGVFFPVYLNTYHGIRNADQSLIEMARSYGLYGWALYRDVILPGALPSILVGVRFALGLVWVLLIVAETISAQAGIGYMTMNAREFLQTDVVLVGILLYALLGKAADLLARALERHFLSWNPAYR from the coding sequence ATGGGGGCGCGTATTGCAAACGGCGCCGGCGCGGCTGCCGCTCCCCATCAGGAAAGACAGGACAGCCAGCACGCGGGCCGCCGCAGCATCCAGCAGAGCCGCCTGTCCTCCGGCTGGCGCGCGGCGCTGGCGCCCTGGCTGTTGCCGGCGGCGCTGCTGATCGCCTGGGAGCTGGCGTCGCGCATCGGCTGGTTGTCCAGCCGGGTGCTGCCCGAACCCTGGGCGGTGGCGCAGGCCTTCTATACGCTGGCGGCCAGCGGCGAGCTGTGGCAGCACCTGGGCAAAAGCCTGTGGCGCGCGGCGGCCGGCTTTGCCATCGGCGCCGGCAGCGGCCTGGCGCTTGGCCTGTTGACGGGCAGCTTCCGCAGTGCCGCCACCTTGCTCGACACGACGCTGCAAATGATCCGGAACATACCTGCACTGGCCCTGATCCCGCTGGTGATCCTGTGGTTCGGCATCGACGAAAGCGCCAAGTTGTTCCTGCTGGCGGTGGGCGTGTTCTTCCCGGTCTACCTGAATACCTATCACGGCATCCGCAACGCCGACCAGAGCCTGATCGAGATGGCGCGCAGCTATGGCCTGTACGGCTGGGCCTTGTACCGCGATGTGATCCTGCCGGGCGCCTTGCCTTCGATCCTGGTGGGCGTGCGCTTTGCGCTTGGCCTGGTGTGGGTGCTGCTGATCGTGGCCGAAACCATCTCGGCGCAGGCGGGCATCGGCTATATGACGATGAACGCGCGCGAGTTCCTGCAAACCGATGTGGTGCTGGTCGGGATTCTGCTGTACGCCTTGCTGGGCAAGGCAGCCGATCTGCTGGCGCGCGCTTTGGAGCGCCATTTCCTGAGCTGGAATCCAGCTTACCGTTAA
- a CDS encoding ATP-binding cassette domain-containing protein encodes MLLSPVSIDTDLFYYVDPPEPAPPPRARSLNARLGVSVKLHGLSKSYAQTRPVLDQVDLHIRPGEFVAVVGRSGCGKSTLLRTIAQLEQADAGRVDIAGGRIETELRIMFQEARLLPWKSVLENVGLGARHSWYAAAASLSAVGLGDRCDDWPAELSGGQRQRVALARALLHEPNVLLLDEPLGALDALTRIEMQQLIESLWRERGFTAVLVTHDVQEALALADRVLLIEDGRIALDLPVDLPRPRQRGSAAFAALEEQLLNRLLQPAPPSAASTPPQYPLSQPAAA; translated from the coding sequence ATGCTTCTGTCTCCGGTTTCCATCGATACCGATCTGTTTTACTACGTTGACCCGCCCGAACCGGCGCCGCCGCCGCGCGCGCGCAGCCTGAACGCGCGGCTCGGCGTCAGCGTCAAGCTGCATGGCCTGAGCAAGTCCTATGCGCAGACGCGCCCCGTGCTGGACCAGGTGGACCTGCACATCCGTCCGGGCGAATTCGTCGCCGTGGTCGGGCGCAGCGGCTGCGGCAAGAGCACGCTGCTGCGCACCATCGCCCAGCTGGAGCAGGCCGACGCCGGCCGCGTCGATATCGCGGGCGGGCGCATCGAGACCGAGCTGCGCATCATGTTCCAGGAGGCGCGCCTGCTGCCGTGGAAGAGCGTGCTGGAAAACGTGGGCCTGGGCGCGCGCCACAGCTGGTATGCGGCGGCGGCCTCGCTGTCCGCCGTCGGCCTGGGCGACCGTTGCGACGATTGGCCGGCCGAACTCTCGGGCGGCCAGCGCCAGCGCGTGGCCCTGGCGCGCGCGCTGCTGCACGAGCCGAATGTGCTGCTGCTGGACGAGCCTTTGGGCGCGCTCGACGCGCTGACCCGCATCGAGATGCAGCAGCTGATCGAGTCTCTGTGGCGCGAGCGCGGCTTCACCGCCGTGCTGGTCACGCATGACGTGCAGGAAGCGCTGGCCCTGGCCGACCGTGTGCTGTTGATCGAGGATGGCCGTATTGCGCTCGATCTGCCGGTGGATCTGCCACGTCCGCGCCAGCGCGGCAGCGCCGCCTTCGCCGCGCTTGAAGAGCAGTTGCTGAACCGCCTCTTGCAACCCGCGCCACCGTCCGCCGCATCCACCCCGCCGCAATATCCTCTGAGCCAGCCTGCCGCCGCCTGA
- a CDS encoding YceI family protein, which yields MKKLLALALAAGFSLSAFAAPETFVIDGNHTYPRFEYSHFGYSTQVGRFDKTSGKIVIDRAAKTGSVDVTIDSKSVDSGNDTFNSHLQGADFFDTAKYPTITYKSTKFNFNGDKLASVEGNLTVKGVTKPVTLEVTSFHCAQHPMLKRDACGANAVAKIKRTEFNAGKYAPAVSDDVTLTFAIESIKE from the coding sequence ATGAAAAAACTGCTCGCCCTCGCACTGGCCGCCGGCTTCTCGCTGTCCGCCTTCGCCGCCCCGGAAACCTTCGTCATCGACGGCAACCACACCTATCCGCGCTTCGAATACAGCCACTTCGGCTATTCGACCCAGGTGGGCCGTTTCGACAAGACCAGCGGCAAGATCGTTATCGACCGCGCCGCCAAGACCGGTTCCGTTGACGTGACCATCGACAGCAAATCGGTCGATTCCGGCAACGATACCTTCAACAGCCACCTGCAGGGCGCGGACTTCTTCGACACCGCCAAGTATCCGACCATCACCTACAAGTCCACCAAATTCAACTTCAACGGCGACAAGCTGGCTTCGGTCGAAGGCAATCTGACCGTGAAGGGCGTGACCAAGCCCGTGACGCTGGAAGTGACGTCCTTCCACTGCGCCCAGCACCCGATGCTGAAGCGCGACGCCTGCGGCGCCAACGCCGTGGCCAAGATCAAGCGCACCGAGTTCAATGCCGGCAAATATGCACCTGCCGTCAGCGACGACGTGACCCTGACCTTCGCCATCGAATCGATCAAGGAATAA
- a CDS encoding chromate transporter — protein MNAPLHIVLSWNDWLQLFGQYLLLSCMSVGGAISTTAEMHRFLVEQHGWLTQTQFNDSIAIAQAAPGPNVLFVALMGWNVGLNAGSYAAAVLGVLVTMVGIMLPSSVLALLAASWGHRNRELRAVRAFKQGMAPVVIAMLVSTGLILGGADQDAATHWPLWLLSLVAGLIVWRTRIHLLWLLAAGALLGALGLV, from the coding sequence ATGAACGCGCCCTTGCATATCGTGCTGAGCTGGAACGACTGGCTGCAGCTGTTCGGCCAGTATCTGCTGCTGTCCTGCATGTCGGTGGGCGGGGCGATTTCGACCACGGCCGAGATGCACCGTTTCCTGGTCGAGCAGCATGGCTGGCTGACCCAGACCCAGTTCAATGATTCGATCGCCATCGCCCAGGCCGCACCGGGACCGAATGTGCTGTTCGTGGCCCTGATGGGCTGGAATGTGGGGCTGAACGCGGGCAGTTATGCGGCCGCCGTGCTGGGCGTGCTCGTGACCATGGTGGGCATCATGCTTCCCAGCAGCGTGCTGGCCCTGCTCGCGGCCAGTTGGGGCCACCGCAACCGCGAGCTGCGCGCCGTGCGCGCTTTCAAGCAGGGCATGGCGCCGGTGGTGATTGCGATGCTGGTGTCGACCGGTTTGATCCTGGGTGGCGCCGATCAGGATGCCGCCACGCATTGGCCATTGTGGCTGCTGTCCCTCGTGGCCGGCCTCATCGTCTGGCGCACCCGCATTCATCTGCTGTGGCTGCTGGCGGCGGGAGCGCTGCTGGGCGCCCTGGGCCTGGTCTAA
- a CDS encoding chromate transporter yields the protein MENRADRPRPASLADLFISFTLLALQGFGGVVAVVQRELVERKRWLTQEEFLEEWSVAQSMPGPNVVNLSMMIGARYFGLPGALAAMGGMLLIPLLVALGLASLYGEFSRYPQVAGALRGMAAVAAGLIAATGVKLAAALKSHPLPLPLTLGFALLGLIFMALLHLPMLATLIGIGGLSCVLTYRRLKP from the coding sequence ATGGAAAACCGCGCCGACCGCCCCCGCCCCGCCTCCCTTGCCGACCTCTTCATTTCCTTCACCTTGCTGGCCCTGCAAGGCTTCGGCGGCGTGGTGGCCGTGGTCCAGCGCGAACTGGTCGAGCGCAAGCGCTGGCTGACCCAGGAGGAATTCCTGGAAGAATGGTCGGTCGCGCAAAGCATGCCCGGACCGAATGTGGTCAATCTGAGCATGATGATCGGCGCGCGCTACTTCGGCCTGCCGGGCGCGCTGGCGGCCATGGGTGGCATGCTGCTGATTCCGCTGCTGGTGGCGCTGGGCTTGGCCAGCCTCTATGGCGAATTCTCCCGCTATCCGCAAGTGGCAGGCGCGCTGCGCGGCATGGCGGCCGTGGCGGCGGGACTGATCGCCGCCACCGGAGTCAAGCTGGCGGCGGCGCTGAAAAGCCATCCCCTGCCCTTGCCGCTGACCTTGGGCTTTGCCCTGCTGGGCCTGATCTTCATGGCCTTGCTGCACCTGCCCATGCTGGCGACCCTGATCGGCATCGGCGGCCTGAGCTGCGTGCTCACCTACCGCCGGCTGAAGCCATGA